From the genome of Candidatus Babeliales bacterium, one region includes:
- a CDS encoding exonuclease SbcCD subunit D translates to MIRFVHTADIHFGVENYGKIDPETGIHTRLLDFNKALNACIDVAIEQEVDFFLFAGDAYKTAHPSPTQQQLLMKCFLRLHEANIPTISIIGNHDNPLSFGKASALDVFGDVPLPTMYVVSKPRIIQLKTKNGPVNIVGIPWPTRNTISISKEHLSKSAEEITSYITRSVIAIIQNLAQQLDPSIPAVMAGHLTVSEGIFSGSEKRALLGTDPTFLPSHLAISPFDYVALGHLHRHQNLNKNGHPPLVYSGSVERIDFGERKEEKGFCLVTIEAKGKTSYKFIPTPTRRFVQVECTLSANRDQTEQLLESLADHDLRDTIVKIIYTLPPGQRDTIDLYEIQKACSQAHYITGIIPIQQAEKRERRTSAMNVSMNTQELLETYLESQETLKKRKQDLLKQALELESSMHDDSKTP, encoded by the coding sequence ATGATTCGCTTTGTACATACTGCTGATATCCATTTTGGAGTGGAGAATTATGGCAAGATAGATCCCGAAACTGGAATCCATACGCGTTTGCTTGATTTCAACAAGGCACTCAATGCATGTATTGATGTTGCGATAGAACAAGAAGTTGATTTTTTCCTATTTGCAGGTGATGCCTATAAAACAGCGCATCCAAGCCCAACACAGCAACAATTGCTCATGAAATGTTTTTTACGACTCCACGAGGCCAATATTCCAACAATCAGTATCATTGGAAACCACGATAATCCTCTCAGCTTTGGTAAGGCAAGCGCACTCGACGTATTTGGTGATGTGCCACTTCCGACTATGTATGTTGTTTCCAAGCCTCGTATCATTCAACTCAAAACAAAGAACGGTCCCGTAAACATCGTTGGTATTCCATGGCCAACTCGTAATACTATCAGTATCTCGAAAGAGCACCTCTCAAAATCAGCTGAAGAGATCACTTCATATATTACCCGCTCAGTCATAGCCATTATTCAAAATCTTGCGCAACAACTAGATCCATCTATTCCGGCAGTCATGGCTGGGCATCTGACCGTAAGTGAAGGGATATTTTCAGGCTCGGAAAAGCGCGCCCTCCTTGGCACCGACCCAACCTTTTTACCATCGCATCTTGCCATATCACCCTTTGATTACGTTGCCTTAGGTCACCTACACCGCCACCAAAATTTAAATAAAAACGGCCATCCCCCATTGGTTTATTCTGGATCAGTAGAGCGGATAGATTTCGGAGAGCGCAAGGAAGAAAAGGGATTCTGCCTTGTCACGATTGAGGCCAAAGGAAAGACATCCTACAAGTTCATACCAACCCCCACAAGGCGGTTTGTACAAGTTGAATGCACCCTATCGGCAAATCGAGATCAGACAGAACAGCTCCTTGAATCGTTGGCAGACCATGATCTGAGAGATACCATCGTTAAGATCATCTATACCCTGCCACCCGGCCAACGAGACACTATTGATCTGTATGAGATTCAAAAGGCCTGCTCTCAAGCCCATTACATAACGGGTATTATCCCTATCCAACAGGCTGAAAAACGCGAGAGGCGAACTTCGGCTATGAACGTCTCGATGAACACACAAGAATTATTGGAAACATATCTAGAGTCTCAGGAAACACTCAAAAAGCGCAAGCAGGATCTTCTCAAACAAGCCCTTGAACTGGAATCGTCTATGCATGATGATTCAAAAACCCCGTAG
- a CDS encoding leucine-rich repeat domain-containing protein: protein MKKSVVVVGVLGCLLMVPIVFWSMEQGGPARAGKGKEREEIEEVIQAEASLWEWLVGALWEAGSALFPVVRGRSTAADDELREWALANPNDPRSIEYFIYTGAQPGPAEVAHAREEVEESKEEMIEQLAAGEAGPSGEAEPEIVRLLRAAQERLPVPERPTRGDVPSLQDQIINRIVDLISVDQEIWRQIRDKEPYLPVAFKQLIEKKYLERYEHSLPEYDYAIHDLNDLIEEGSGNEPRLVINHPWLVSLVGLTQIKGISKVRELVIQGATIYEIPSEIGDLVQLRELNLRGTRITQLPAEIGRLANLQTLNLEDTRITQLPVEIGRLANLQTLDLGNTRITQLPAEIGRLANLQTLDLGDTRITQLPAEIGRLTQLSYLNLMNTPLARNQKEIHKIRKLLPEGCWFLF from the coding sequence ATGAAGAAGAGCGTGGTAGTGGTGGGAGTGCTAGGATGTCTCCTTATGGTTCCGATAGTATTTTGGTCCATGGAACAAGGTGGACCCGCTCGTGCGGGGAAGGGCAAAGAAAGAGAAGAGATTGAGGAAGTGATCCAAGCAGAGGCATCGCTGTGGGAATGGTTGGTTGGAGCATTGTGGGAAGCGGGAAGCGCCTTATTCCCTGTGGTAAGGGGAAGGTCAACTGCAGCAGATGATGAGTTGAGGGAATGGGCATTAGCAAATCCAAATGATCCAAGGTCAATAGAATATTTTATATATACGGGTGCACAGCCAGGTCCAGCTGAAGTTGCTCACGCGAGAGAAGAAGTGGAAGAAAGCAAGGAAGAGATGATAGAGCAGCTGGCGGCCGGAGAGGCGGGTCCTTCAGGAGAGGCAGAACCTGAGATAGTTCGCTTATTAAGAGCTGCACAGGAACGTCTTCCAGTACCCGAAAGACCGACACGGGGAGATGTCCCCAGTTTACAGGATCAAATAATTAATCGCATAGTTGATTTGATATCCGTTGATCAAGAGATATGGCGTCAGATACGAGATAAAGAACCATATTTGCCAGTGGCATTTAAACAATTAATTGAAAAAAAATATCTTGAACGTTATGAGCATAGCTTACCTGAGTATGATTATGCCATACATGATTTAAATGATTTAATTGAAGAGGGAAGTGGTAATGAGCCGCGACTAGTTATCAACCATCCGTGGCTTGTGAGCTTAGTGGGCCTTACCCAGATTAAAGGAATTAGCAAGGTTCGCGAGTTGGTAATACAAGGTGCAACTATTTATGAGATTCCTTCTGAAATAGGTGATTTGGTACAATTACGAGAGCTCAATTTACGAGGTACAAGAATAACACAGTTGCCCGCAGAGATTGGTCGCTTAGCCAATTTGCAAACTCTTAATTTAGAAGACACAAGAATAACACAGTTGCCCGTAGAGATTGGTCGCTTAGCCAATCTGCAAACTCTTGATTTAGGAAACACAAGAATAACACAGTTGCCCGCAGAGATTGGTCGCTTAGCCAATCTGCAAACTCTTGATTTAGGAGACACAAGAATAACACAGTTGCCCGCAGAGATTGGTCGCTTAACCCAATTAAGCTATCTTAATTTGATGAATACCCCACTGGCTCGAAATCAAAAAGAGATACATAAAATTAGAAAATTGCTGCCTGAGGGGTGTTGGTTTTTGTTCTGA
- a CDS encoding peptidyl-prolyl cis-trans isomerase — MKYLPTARLTFLMSTLLLLSACNWWGSKDAATGVSSSVANETILLSLDGKPVITVKEFETFYNQTLEQQPQLAQFAAFMPDLKENLYNTFASYKLLEYWIRDNKINQKPEYVSDRDMLIENIERSLALKYFQLQFPVDVRDADVKKYYEDNKETIYLMAPSGIAALGASFGSEKDAQAFFSKAKKADDFIALAKDDDVTVRNFGRVNEQSNNLDEGLKQNILGVSSFPSVQLFVVGDTHWVVQVKSKDEAKYYSFEQAEDDARTRIMAERSNDMLMKEIENLKSKYNVIENKTYFETQAQEQQPMPDMSSILSDEIDPSLLSHDDKSFSDELPVQKA, encoded by the coding sequence ATGAAATATCTTCCTACAGCACGTTTGACGTTTCTCATGAGTACATTGTTACTTCTTTCTGCATGTAACTGGTGGGGAAGTAAGGATGCAGCAACGGGAGTTAGCTCCTCTGTTGCAAATGAAACTATCCTTCTTTCGTTGGATGGTAAGCCTGTTATTACGGTAAAAGAGTTTGAAACCTTTTATAATCAAACACTTGAACAACAGCCGCAACTTGCACAATTTGCTGCATTTATGCCTGACCTCAAAGAAAATCTTTACAATACATTTGCAAGTTACAAGTTATTAGAATACTGGATTCGTGATAACAAGATTAATCAAAAGCCAGAGTACGTATCTGATCGTGATATGTTAATTGAAAATATTGAGCGAAGTCTTGCGTTAAAATATTTCCAGCTTCAGTTTCCTGTAGATGTTCGTGATGCAGATGTAAAAAAATATTACGAAGATAACAAAGAGACGATCTATCTTATGGCACCTTCTGGCATAGCCGCATTGGGTGCATCATTTGGTTCAGAAAAAGACGCACAAGCCTTTTTTTCAAAAGCAAAAAAAGCTGACGATTTTATTGCACTTGCAAAAGATGACGATGTAACCGTCCGCAACTTTGGTCGTGTCAACGAACAAAGTAATAACTTGGACGAAGGGCTCAAGCAGAATATTTTGGGCGTGAGTTCATTCCCATCAGTACAATTATTTGTCGTTGGTGATACTCATTGGGTTGTCCAAGTAAAATCAAAAGATGAAGCGAAATATTATTCATTTGAACAAGCTGAAGATGATGCTCGTACTCGTATTATGGCAGAACGTTCTAATGATATGCTTATGAAGGAAATTGAAAACCTTAAATCAAAATACAATGTTATTGAAAACAAAACGTATTTTGAAACACAGGCTCAAGAACAGCAACCAATGCCTGATATGAGTTCTATCTTGTCAGACGAAATAGATCCTAGTTTATTGAGTCATGATGATAAATCATTTTCTGATGAGCTTCCTGTACAAAAAGCGTAA
- the lspA gene encoding signal peptidase II has protein sequence MKRARELQNYAWIGGAILLLDRITKWIVLHYLENEYICTSFLSFDLVVNRGISWGMFHSTNQAMFMLVTTLVMGVIVFLISHAYTRWSDSFAIYGEIMVLAGALSNLFDRFMYRGVIDFIEVTTGKYVWPSFNVADIAIFFGVMLMLISVYSDRETKK, from the coding sequence ATGAAGCGAGCTCGAGAGTTACAGAACTATGCATGGATCGGTGGTGCGATTTTGCTTTTAGATCGTATCACTAAGTGGATTGTTTTGCATTATTTAGAAAATGAATATATATGCACATCATTTTTATCATTTGATCTTGTCGTTAATCGTGGTATCTCGTGGGGGATGTTCCATTCGACCAATCAAGCAATGTTCATGTTGGTGACGACATTGGTGATGGGAGTGATTGTTTTTTTGATCTCACATGCATATACGCGCTGGAGTGATAGTTTTGCGATTTATGGTGAAATAATGGTTTTGGCGGGAGCGCTATCCAACCTATTTGATAGATTTATGTATCGTGGCGTTATTGATTTTATTGAAGTAACGACCGGCAAGTATGTTTGGCCATCATTCAATGTTGCCGACATCGCGATATTTTTTGGTGTTATGCTCATGCTTATAAGTGTGTATTCTGATCGTGAAACAAAAAAATAA
- a CDS encoding NTP transferase domain-containing protein — MNNVQAIVLAAGKSTRFKTGTSKLLHKICGQEMILYGTRLLEALNIPTTAVVGFQKDVLIHTLNNNLKIPISIVEQTEQLGTGHAVACTQRLWNKDLILIMNGDMPLITSDIIETLYNKHIINDAVMSFVTSHHTEPSGYGRVVQNNSHISIVEARDYTGSINEAPYINAGIYLFNRAFLETYIQEIDQNNSKQEFYLTDLAKLASDAGQNVTTTVVPYDFIRGINTFKELWEVEHIKRSELIQHWMQNGVRFMMPLTTHIDLSVTIEPGTIIGAGAYITGTTSIGAHCSLGAHAVITNSILGDYVTTEPHCIIDDSKIQSHGHIGSHTHISKYSIVEEHMHVESFQKVTQRIISKNSSEEKISSQKHRQSLTSGAS, encoded by the coding sequence ATGAATAATGTTCAAGCAATCGTTCTGGCGGCAGGGAAATCGACACGATTTAAAACAGGAACAAGCAAACTCCTCCACAAGATATGCGGCCAAGAAATGATTCTTTACGGCACTCGCCTCCTCGAAGCCCTGAACATACCAACGACCGCTGTTGTTGGTTTCCAAAAAGATGTGTTGATTCACACTCTCAATAACAATCTCAAGATTCCTATATCTATCGTAGAGCAAACTGAACAGTTGGGAACCGGACACGCCGTTGCATGCACGCAACGGCTATGGAATAAAGATCTCATCTTAATTATGAATGGAGATATGCCACTCATTACAAGTGACATCATTGAAACACTCTACAACAAACACATAATCAACGATGCGGTTATGAGCTTTGTGACATCACACCATACCGAGCCATCAGGTTATGGTCGCGTTGTACAAAACAATTCACACATCAGCATTGTAGAAGCACGTGATTACACAGGAAGCATTAATGAAGCCCCGTACATTAATGCAGGTATCTATCTATTTAATCGTGCGTTCCTTGAAACATATATTCAAGAGATTGATCAAAATAATAGCAAACAAGAATTCTATCTGACAGACCTTGCTAAACTCGCCAGTGATGCCGGTCAAAACGTTACAACAACCGTTGTGCCCTACGATTTCATTCGCGGTATAAATACGTTTAAGGAATTATGGGAAGTGGAACACATTAAACGCTCTGAGCTGATTCAGCACTGGATGCAAAATGGTGTACGATTCATGATGCCACTGACAACACACATTGATCTCTCTGTAACTATCGAACCTGGAACCATCATTGGCGCTGGTGCTTACATCACAGGAACCACTTCCATCGGAGCTCATTGTTCACTTGGTGCGCATGCAGTCATTACCAATAGTATACTCGGAGATTATGTAACCACGGAACCACATTGCATTATCGATGACTCGAAAATTCAATCGCATGGTCATATTGGTTCGCACACTCATATTTCAAAATACTCTATCGTCGAAGAACATATGCACGTAGAATCATTCCAAAAAGTAACTCAACGCATTATCTCAAAGAATTCATCAGAAGAAAAAATATCTTCACAAAAGCACCGTCAATCATTGACTTCAGGAGCTTCATGA
- a CDS encoding phosphatidylglycerophosphatase A — translation MKQKNNILLYLATLGPIGYLPSPGTLATVVTLPLIWLSAPLSFFMYSLIGVCLIILSLLLSRYACRLFLSNDPQQVIIDEVMGTWITFWALPKTWFVLIMGCVLFRFFDIIKPLGIKRLERFSGGWGVVLDDAAAGMVSMLVLHLLLWIAGSYVS, via the coding sequence GTGAAACAAAAAAATAATATTCTTCTTTATCTGGCTACGCTTGGTCCTATAGGATACCTGCCTTCTCCGGGAACTTTGGCCACAGTTGTTACATTACCCCTCATCTGGTTATCTGCTCCATTATCGTTTTTTATGTATAGTTTGATTGGCGTATGTTTGATTATTCTCTCATTACTCTTAAGTCGCTATGCATGCCGCCTATTCTTAAGTAACGATCCGCAACAGGTTATTATTGATGAAGTGATGGGGACATGGATTACCTTTTGGGCGCTGCCAAAAACGTGGTTTGTGTTGATTATGGGATGTGTACTGTTTCGATTTTTTGATATTATAAAACCCCTTGGTATTAAGCGGTTAGAGCGATTCTCTGGAGGATGGGGGGTTGTTTTGGATGATGCTGCTGCAGGGATGGTAAGTATGCTCGTTCTCCACCTTTTGCTCTGGATTGCAGGATCATACGTATCGTGA
- a CDS encoding peptidyl-prolyl cis-trans isomerase: MNNRILLLLSIGFLAHAEQKILIDRIEAVVHGTEATELVTKADIERPSLSGAPRSKDEVLLERLMFQDALKYRVMVDEKSIDEYIEKIKKQNNATQDDIKQMFHDAGYTYEEGRRHLGIMQASAQISDYKVRSKILVTEQQVKEYYDEHPKYYPAVYRFERAMIPAKEGDEKEIQKKLDKYAKTHKGIVLVWRTLPDVAESELDENLHFLKKLKQDELSKPRALKDGGFDVFRLRWKKESEIIPFDERYREISEILRKPQYEELLSAYKKELWDNASIIYL; this comes from the coding sequence ATGAACAACCGAATACTTCTTCTGCTTAGTATTGGGTTTTTGGCGCATGCTGAACAAAAGATCCTTATCGATCGGATCGAGGCGGTTGTTCATGGGACTGAGGCAACTGAGCTTGTAACGAAGGCGGATATTGAACGTCCAAGTTTAAGTGGAGCTCCTCGTTCTAAGGACGAGGTTTTACTCGAACGGCTTATGTTTCAGGATGCACTTAAATATCGTGTCATGGTCGATGAAAAATCGATTGACGAGTACATCGAAAAAATAAAAAAACAAAATAACGCAACACAAGATGACATCAAACAAATGTTTCATGATGCCGGGTATACCTACGAGGAAGGGCGTAGGCATCTTGGCATCATGCAAGCAAGTGCTCAAATCTCGGATTACAAAGTGCGCTCAAAAATCTTGGTAACTGAGCAGCAAGTCAAAGAGTATTATGACGAACATCCAAAGTATTATCCTGCTGTATATCGCTTTGAGCGGGCAATGATTCCTGCAAAAGAGGGTGATGAAAAAGAGATACAAAAGAAGCTCGACAAATATGCAAAAACGCACAAAGGCATTGTCCTCGTATGGCGTACGCTGCCAGATGTTGCCGAGTCGGAGCTTGATGAAAATTTACATTTTTTGAAAAAACTCAAACAGGACGAGTTATCAAAGCCTCGTGCATTAAAAGATGGTGGGTTTGATGTGTTTCGCTTGCGTTGGAAAAAGGAATCAGAGATTATACCGTTCGATGAACGGTATCGAGAAATCTCAGAAATTCTACGTAAACCTCAATATGAAGAATTACTCTCGGCTTATAAAAAAGAGCTATGGGACAACGCTTCGATCATATATCTCTAG